One Hyphomicrobiales bacterium genomic region harbors:
- a CDS encoding DUF4043 family protein, with product MALTDFGSLTDIQKKIYSLHVSKQGRDDNFWMSNGFMGNSTDDTSKPIQKITELTKTEKGTQAVMPLIGDISGGVVGDNQLEGNEQPILADAQTIQIDQLRNGCRSKGRMSEQATVIRFRVQARDVLAFWLADLLDELLFLTAAGRAFTLNTDGSTRATSQIPSLAFAGDVAAASTNRISYGGVATSEATLVAADTMTWDLVTQAKSFAKRKRIRPIRAGGKSYYILVLSTEQCRDLEKTSDYKAIQAQAMPRGMDNPLFNNAKKVINEVVIYDHQKVFNTLGLDSGSRWGAASTIHGAQAFLMGAQSLGYASLDDGTPGMDESDNTDYGNRPALGIHRIIGMLKPQYKSKYDANAREDYGIVSIKTAAAAN from the coding sequence ATGGCACTTACCGATTTCGGCTCTCTGACGGACATTCAGAAGAAAATCTACTCGCTCCACGTATCGAAGCAGGGGCGCGATGATAACTTCTGGATGTCAAACGGGTTCATGGGTAACTCGACCGATGACACGTCAAAGCCGATCCAGAAAATCACCGAACTCACCAAGACGGAGAAGGGAACCCAGGCGGTCATGCCGCTCATTGGGGACATCTCCGGCGGCGTGGTCGGTGACAATCAGTTGGAGGGCAACGAGCAGCCCATCCTGGCGGATGCGCAGACCATCCAGATCGACCAGCTTCGCAATGGCTGCAGATCGAAGGGTCGCATGTCCGAGCAGGCAACCGTAATCCGCTTCCGGGTCCAGGCGCGCGATGTGCTCGCCTTCTGGCTGGCGGATCTTCTCGACGAACTGCTGTTCCTCACGGCCGCGGGCCGCGCCTTCACGTTGAACACCGACGGGTCTACGCGGGCAACGAGCCAAATTCCCTCGCTTGCGTTTGCGGGGGACGTGGCGGCAGCCTCAACCAACCGCATCAGTTACGGCGGCGTGGCAACCTCCGAAGCGACCTTGGTCGCGGCCGACACGATGACTTGGGATCTGGTGACCCAAGCCAAGTCGTTTGCCAAGAGGAAGCGCATCCGTCCGATCCGCGCAGGCGGCAAGTCCTACTACATCCTGGTGCTCTCAACCGAGCAATGCCGGGATCTGGAAAAGACTTCCGACTACAAGGCGATTCAGGCGCAAGCCATGCCGCGCGGGATGGACAATCCGCTGTTCAACAACGCGAAGAAGGTGATCAACGAAGTCGTGATCTACGACCACCAGAAGGTGTTCAACACCCTCGGTCTGGATTCCGGCTCGCGTTGGGGCGCTGCCAGCACCATCCATGGCGCGCAGGCTTTCCTGATGGGTGCGCAATCCCTCGGGTACGCTTCACTGGATGACGGCACCCCGGGCATGGACGAGTCGGATAACACCGACTACGGCAACCGTCCGGCCCTGGGGATTCATCGCATCATCGGCATGCTCAAGCCGCAGTACAAGTCGAAGTACGACGCCAATGCCCGCGAGGACTACGGCATCGTCTCGATCAAAACTGCGGCCGCGGCCAACTAG